Proteins co-encoded in one Marinobacter gudaonensis genomic window:
- a CDS encoding sulfite exporter TauE/SafE family protein, producing MTDITLTQIVLANLALMAGSCLQGVAGYGIGTLAAPLLFLISPLLIPAPLVLNATLLTVFMLVRNRSALQIRQVRFAIGGGVGGAILAALTLLVISTQGFDVIFGGLILLAVALSIGGRKPTLNARNSILAGAASTYMGTITAVGGPPIALIYQNEKGPLVRANMSAFFLAASFLSLSALFTSGYLGRTELMLFVATFPGVLIGFWLSGKLVNRMPFEGLRPVILGVAAVAGLAALVRGLLAL from the coding sequence TTGACCGATATAACGCTGACACAGATTGTGCTGGCCAACCTGGCGCTGATGGCAGGTTCCTGCCTTCAAGGGGTTGCCGGCTATGGCATCGGCACCCTGGCCGCGCCCCTGCTGTTCCTGATCAGCCCGCTTCTGATTCCGGCGCCACTCGTTCTGAACGCCACCCTGCTGACGGTGTTCATGCTGGTGCGCAATCGCAGCGCACTGCAGATCCGGCAGGTGCGCTTCGCCATTGGCGGGGGTGTCGGCGGCGCCATCCTGGCGGCATTGACGTTATTGGTCATCTCCACCCAGGGCTTCGATGTGATTTTCGGGGGTCTGATTCTCCTGGCGGTGGCCCTGAGCATCGGGGGACGGAAACCAACCCTGAATGCCCGCAACAGCATCCTCGCCGGCGCCGCCTCCACCTACATGGGCACCATCACCGCGGTGGGAGGACCGCCAATCGCGCTGATCTACCAGAACGAGAAAGGGCCACTGGTGCGGGCCAACATGTCCGCGTTCTTTCTGGCCGCCAGTTTCCTCAGCCTGTCTGCGCTCTTCACCTCCGGTTACCTGGGGAGGACAGAGCTTATGCTGTTTGTCGCCACGTTCCCGGGGGTACTGATCGGTTTCTGGTTGTCCGGCAAGCTGGTCAACCGAATGCCGTTCGAGGGGTTGCGCCCGGTCATCCTGGGCGTGGCCGCAGTCGCCGGGCTGGCAGCGCTGGTCCGGGGCCTGCTCGCCCTCTGA
- the potB gene encoding spermidine/putrescine ABC transporter permease PotB, whose translation MHSVRQQPFKTAVLILVWGWLLFLVLAPNLLVVGASVMTRDPVSFLSLPLNLDAYRQLFDPLYLEVFLHSLSMAVMTTLVCLLIGYPFAWALSRVGKQRQLVLIFLLIVPFWTNSLVRTYALKLILATNGLLNNALMSLGVIEEPLRLLYTEGAVIIGLVYLLLPFMILPLYSVFEDLREELLLASRDLGAGRFATFVHVIVPLTLPGVMAGVMLVLLPAMGLFFVPDILGGSRNLLVGNVIKNQFLDARNWPFGAAASIVLTLTMAFLMFAHRLSKRRLGEEGGG comes from the coding sequence ATGCATAGTGTGAGACAGCAGCCGTTCAAAACCGCGGTGCTGATCCTGGTCTGGGGCTGGCTACTGTTCCTTGTGCTGGCGCCCAACCTGTTGGTTGTGGGTGCCAGTGTGATGACCCGGGATCCGGTGTCGTTCCTGTCATTGCCCCTGAATCTTGACGCCTATCGCCAGCTCTTTGATCCACTGTACCTGGAGGTGTTCCTGCACTCCCTGTCCATGGCGGTGATGACCACCCTGGTGTGCCTTCTGATCGGCTATCCCTTTGCCTGGGCCCTGTCCCGGGTGGGCAAGCAGCGGCAGCTGGTTCTGATCTTCCTGCTGATCGTGCCTTTCTGGACCAATTCCCTGGTGCGTACCTACGCCCTGAAGTTGATCCTCGCCACCAACGGCCTGCTGAACAATGCCCTGATGTCACTGGGCGTGATCGAAGAGCCGTTGCGATTGCTTTACACCGAGGGCGCGGTGATCATCGGTCTGGTTTATCTGCTCCTGCCGTTCATGATCCTGCCGCTGTACTCGGTGTTCGAGGATCTCAGGGAGGAACTGCTGCTGGCGTCGCGGGATCTCGGCGCCGGCCGGTTTGCCACCTTTGTCCACGTGATCGTGCCGCTGACGCTGCCCGGAGTTATGGCCGGGGTCATGCTGGTATTGCTGCCGGCCATGGGGCTGTTTTTTGTGCCGGATATTCTGGGTGGTTCCCGCAACCTGCTGGTGGGTAACGTGATCAAGAACCAGTTTCTTGATGCCCGCAACTGGCCCTTCGGCGCCGCCGCCAGCATCGTGCTCACCCTCACCATGGCGTTTTTGATGTTCGCTCACCGCTTGAGCAAGCGCCGCCTGGGCGAGGAGGGTGGCGGATGA
- a CDS encoding HD-GYP domain-containing protein, whose protein sequence is MSEPHKEIIESQIDVAELAIGMHVIRLDRPWEDTDFLLQGFVIRDQTEIDALRAQCDFVVIEGRVTGSRRPGQERIKPPRRSGFMDLFRRKSPTPSPQSSSASTLPRKRVSYINKVDIGQEMETAVLRFEDAQQTAKAIMSGLRVGRALDLNNARTVVNQCVESVLRNESALLLLTKIKHQDEYTAEHCINVSILAAAFGKHLGLLEGEIRTLALCGLLHDVGKTRIPDKVLNKPGALTPQEFDVMRHHTTHGRDILMSTARSLSAAVDVAFSHHERMDGSGYPRGLKSEQIPYFAKIIGLVDTYDAITSNRVYDMGRASMQALDIIHKHRGAQFDEELANAFIQMIGIYPPGSIVEMVNGEVGIVIQSHPKHKLKPRVLMVREADKSPMSPFRVLDLQTGPVDNAGTVYRIAREVPDGTHDIVLQEFVEQGLIVSAPSEPDTDNPDAESAP, encoded by the coding sequence ATGAGCGAACCCCATAAGGAAATCATTGAAAGCCAGATTGACGTGGCAGAGCTCGCTATCGGCATGCATGTTATCCGTCTCGACCGACCGTGGGAGGATACCGACTTTCTCCTGCAGGGCTTTGTGATCCGGGATCAGACCGAGATCGACGCGCTGCGAGCTCAGTGTGATTTTGTGGTCATCGAGGGTCGGGTCACCGGCTCGCGACGGCCCGGACAGGAGCGGATCAAACCACCCCGTCGCTCCGGCTTCATGGATCTTTTCCGACGCAAGTCACCCACGCCATCGCCCCAGAGCTCATCCGCTTCGACCCTGCCCCGCAAGCGCGTCAGCTACATCAACAAGGTGGATATTGGCCAGGAGATGGAAACCGCGGTGCTCCGGTTTGAGGACGCTCAGCAAACCGCCAAAGCCATCATGTCCGGGCTGCGAGTCGGTCGGGCGCTGGATCTGAACAACGCGCGCACCGTGGTCAACCAGTGCGTGGAAAGCGTGCTGAGAAACGAGAGCGCGCTTCTGCTCCTGACCAAGATCAAACATCAGGATGAGTACACGGCCGAGCACTGCATCAATGTGTCGATTCTCGCCGCAGCTTTTGGCAAACATCTGGGCCTGCTGGAGGGCGAGATCCGGACGCTCGCCCTATGCGGTCTGTTACACGACGTGGGCAAAACCCGGATCCCGGACAAGGTGCTGAACAAGCCGGGCGCGCTTACGCCGCAGGAGTTCGACGTGATGCGGCACCACACCACCCACGGGCGGGACATCCTGATGTCGACCGCACGATCACTCAGCGCTGCCGTAGACGTTGCCTTCAGCCATCATGAACGGATGGACGGCTCCGGGTACCCTCGTGGCCTCAAGTCCGAGCAAATCCCCTACTTTGCCAAGATCATCGGTCTGGTGGATACCTACGACGCCATTACCAGCAACCGGGTCTACGACATGGGCCGGGCCTCCATGCAGGCGCTGGACATTATCCACAAACATCGGGGCGCCCAGTTCGACGAGGAACTCGCCAACGCGTTTATCCAGATGATCGGCATTTACCCGCCCGGCTCCATCGTGGAGATGGTGAACGGCGAAGTCGGCATCGTGATTCAAAGCCACCCGAAGCACAAGCTCAAGCCCAGAGTCCTGATGGTTCGGGAGGCGGACAAATCCCCCATGTCACCCTTCCGGGTTCTGGACCTGCAGACCGGCCCGGTTGATAACGCGGGTACCGTTTATCGCATTGCACGGGAAGTGCCGGACGGCACCCATGACATTGTGCTTCAGGAGTTCGTTGAGCAGGGCCTGATCGTGTCTGCACCTTCCGAGCCAGACACTGACAATCCGGATGCCGAATCCGCACCCTGA
- the potC gene encoding spermidine/putrescine ABC transporter permease PotC — translation MSRWLPRTYLGLVYLLLYVPILVLVVFSFNESRTGYAWGGLSLRWYEALFNNRAMVTAMWNSLWLALSAATVSTVIGALTALALHRYRFRGKKLLNGMLFVVMMSPEIVLAISLLALFLLVGVQLGYVSLLLAHVTFCLPFVVITVMARLSGFDESLPEAARDLGASDFTMTLTVLLPVIMPALLAGWLLGFTLSLDDVVVSTFVSGPSYEILPLRIYSMVRVGLKPEVNALGTLLLVFSLVMLMLSQWILIRSKR, via the coding sequence ATGAGTCGCTGGCTGCCGCGCACCTATCTGGGCCTGGTGTACCTGCTGCTGTACGTGCCTATCCTCGTACTGGTGGTGTTTTCCTTCAACGAGTCCCGCACCGGCTACGCCTGGGGCGGGCTCAGCCTTCGCTGGTATGAGGCCCTGTTCAATAACCGGGCCATGGTGACGGCCATGTGGAATTCCTTGTGGCTGGCGTTGTCCGCCGCCACCGTGTCCACGGTGATCGGTGCCCTGACGGCCCTGGCCCTGCACCGGTACCGGTTCCGTGGCAAGAAGCTGCTCAATGGCATGCTGTTCGTGGTGATGATGTCTCCCGAGATTGTCCTGGCCATTTCCCTGCTGGCGCTGTTCCTGCTGGTGGGCGTGCAGCTGGGTTATGTGTCTCTGTTGCTGGCCCACGTGACCTTCTGCCTGCCGTTCGTGGTGATTACCGTGATGGCCCGGCTGAGCGGGTTCGATGAGAGCCTGCCCGAGGCCGCCCGGGATCTCGGGGCTTCCGATTTCACCATGACCCTTACCGTGCTGCTGCCGGTGATCATGCCTGCGTTACTGGCGGGCTGGCTGCTAGGGTTTACACTGTCACTCGATGATGTGGTGGTGAGCACCTTCGTGAGCGGCCCGAGTTATGAAATTCTGCCACTGCGCATCTACTCCATGGTGCGGGTGGGCCTGAAACCCGAGGTGAATGCCCTGGGTACACTGTTGCTGGTGTTTTCACTGGTTATGCTGATGTTGTCTCAATGGATTCTGATAAGGAGCAAACGATGA
- a CDS encoding YchJ family protein produces MTQNSDTRLCPCGSHKAYNECCQPFHHGKAAPSPEALMRSRYSAFVLGLPDYLRDTWHESTRPADLSLDGSPEWTALNILGSGENGDTGTVHFRAVYRLDQGWGFLEEESRFAQEDGRWYYLRGDTREGQLKPGRNEPCPCGSGRKFKACCL; encoded by the coding sequence ATGACCCAGAACTCAGACACCCGGCTCTGCCCCTGTGGCAGTCACAAAGCCTACAACGAATGCTGTCAGCCATTCCATCATGGCAAGGCTGCGCCCTCGCCCGAGGCTCTGATGCGATCCCGGTATTCGGCGTTTGTGCTGGGCCTACCCGATTACCTGCGGGACACCTGGCACGAAAGTACGCGCCCTGCGGACTTGTCGCTCGACGGCAGCCCGGAGTGGACGGCCCTGAACATCCTGGGCTCCGGTGAAAACGGTGACACCGGCACGGTGCATTTTCGCGCTGTCTATCGCCTTGACCAGGGCTGGGGTTTCCTGGAGGAAGAATCCCGGTTTGCCCAGGAGGACGGCCGCTGGTACTACCTGCGCGGCGATACCCGCGAAGGGCAACTGAAACCCGGAAGGAATGAACCGTGCCCCTGCGGCAGCGGCCGAAAATTCAAAGCGTGCTGCCTTTGA
- a CDS encoding TRAP transporter substrate-binding protein — translation MVTVGRSLLAFVLLSVSMISFAEETHTLRLAQTWGPNSPILGETVQHMADMAEAMSDGRLQIRIDPSNKHKAPFGIFDLVRNGQYDMGHTASYYYKGTIPNAMYFTTVPFGMIAPEQYAWFYHGGGMELMQRVYEPYGLLSFPGGNTGNQMGGWFRNEINSLDDLKGLKMRTPGFAGEVMAELGVAVTNIPPGELYSSLERGTIDAVEWVGPALDFQMGFHQIAKYYYSGWQEPGAEVQFLINQKSWNDLPKDLQEILRIAMRTAAYDMYIQSTHASGVAWDRMKEDYPDVTHKVFPPEVIDALRKTTNRLLAEAAEKDPLAKEIIESQRDYLQQVRQWTNISDKAYLESVAED, via the coding sequence ATGGTCACTGTAGGTAGATCGCTGCTCGCTTTTGTCTTGCTGAGTGTCAGCATGATCAGTTTCGCCGAAGAGACGCACACCCTGCGCCTCGCGCAAACCTGGGGCCCCAATTCCCCGATTCTGGGGGAGACAGTCCAGCACATGGCCGATATGGCCGAAGCCATGTCCGATGGCCGACTGCAGATCCGGATCGATCCGTCCAACAAGCACAAGGCGCCCTTCGGCATTTTCGATCTGGTGCGCAATGGCCAGTACGACATGGGACACACCGCATCCTATTACTACAAGGGCACGATCCCCAACGCGATGTACTTCACCACGGTGCCGTTTGGCATGATTGCACCGGAACAGTACGCCTGGTTCTACCATGGTGGCGGTATGGAATTGATGCAGCGGGTGTATGAGCCCTATGGGTTGCTGTCGTTCCCCGGCGGTAATACCGGTAACCAGATGGGTGGTTGGTTCCGTAATGAAATCAACTCTCTGGACGATCTGAAGGGTCTGAAGATGCGGACACCGGGCTTCGCCGGTGAGGTCATGGCGGAGCTGGGTGTTGCGGTAACCAACATTCCGCCGGGTGAGCTGTACAGCTCGCTGGAGCGTGGCACCATTGATGCTGTCGAGTGGGTTGGTCCGGCCCTGGATTTCCAGATGGGCTTTCACCAGATTGCCAAGTACTACTATTCCGGCTGGCAGGAGCCAGGTGCGGAAGTGCAATTCCTGATCAACCAGAAAAGCTGGAACGACCTGCCCAAAGACCTTCAGGAAATCCTTAGAATCGCCATGCGCACCGCTGCCTACGACATGTATATACAGAGCACCCACGCAAGCGGCGTTGCCTGGGACCGGATGAAAGAGGATTATCCGGACGTTACCCACAAGGTGTTTCCGCCTGAAGTGATCGATGCCCTTCGCAAAACCACCAACCGTCTGCTTGCTGAAGCGGCAGAGAAAGATCCGCTGGCCAAGGAAATCATCGAGTCCCAGCGCGATTACCTGCAACAGGTGCGGCAGTGGACCAACATTTCAGACAAGGCGTACCTTGAGAGTGTCGCCGAGGACTGA
- the potA gene encoding spermidine/putrescine ABC transporter ATP-binding protein PotA: MKQTLLSLSNLSKQFGDRIVLDGLDLEIYDGEFITLLGPSGCGKTTLLRLMAGFEHPDTGHIRLSGEDLTHTAPEHRPLNTVFQHYALFPHMSVFDNVAYGLKMEKRPKDEIRQRVDEALAMVQLQDYARRKPRQLSGGQQQRVAIARAVVKRPRLLLLDEPLSALDYKLRRTMQVELKRLQRELGITFVFVTHDQEEALSMSDRVVVLRDGQVQQLGTPREVYERPANLFTARFVGETNFFPGTVESVGDDAIAVDVLGFKRNLRRPDFPVHSGQRLHVLLRPEDIRVLAPSDDQGVAGRIVERNYKGSTLDSVIHLDDGTEVLASEFFDEDDPAFDYRLGEPVRVSWVDGWEWLLPEEDAPVGVEEDLPADA, encoded by the coding sequence ATGAAACAGACACTGCTATCCCTGAGCAACCTCTCCAAGCAATTCGGTGACAGGATCGTGCTCGACGGACTGGATCTGGAGATCTACGACGGCGAGTTCATCACCCTCCTGGGACCGTCCGGTTGCGGTAAAACTACCCTGCTTCGTTTGATGGCCGGCTTCGAACACCCCGACACGGGCCACATCCGTCTGTCCGGGGAAGATCTCACCCACACGGCGCCGGAACACCGGCCGCTGAATACGGTGTTCCAGCATTACGCGCTGTTTCCGCACATGTCGGTGTTCGATAACGTGGCCTATGGCCTGAAGATGGAGAAACGTCCGAAAGACGAGATTCGCCAGCGGGTCGACGAAGCGTTGGCGATGGTCCAGTTACAGGACTACGCCCGGCGCAAGCCGCGTCAGTTGTCTGGCGGCCAGCAGCAGCGGGTGGCCATTGCCCGGGCCGTGGTCAAACGGCCGCGGCTGTTGCTGCTGGACGAGCCGCTGTCGGCCCTGGATTACAAGCTGCGTCGCACCATGCAGGTTGAGCTGAAGCGCCTGCAGCGGGAACTTGGTATCACCTTCGTGTTTGTAACCCATGACCAGGAGGAAGCCCTCTCCATGTCCGACCGGGTGGTGGTGCTCAGGGACGGTCAGGTGCAGCAGCTGGGCACACCACGGGAGGTCTACGAGCGGCCTGCCAACCTGTTTACCGCACGCTTTGTGGGTGAGACCAATTTCTTTCCCGGCACCGTGGAGTCGGTTGGCGACGACGCCATTGCCGTGGATGTGCTCGGGTTCAAACGGAACCTCCGTCGGCCGGATTTTCCGGTACATTCCGGCCAGCGCCTGCACGTTCTGCTGCGCCCCGAGGATATCCGGGTACTGGCGCCCTCGGACGACCAGGGTGTCGCGGGCCGGATTGTCGAGCGCAATTACAAGGGCAGCACCCTGGACTCAGTGATTCATCTGGATGACGGTACCGAGGTGTTGGCCAGTGAGTTCTTCGATGAAGACGATCCGGCCTTTGACTACCGGCTCGGGGAACCGGTGCGGGTGAGTTGGGTCGACGGCTGGGAGTGGCTGTTGCCCGAGGAAGACGCACCGGTTGGCGTGGAAGAGGACCTTCCGGCCGATGCATAG
- a CDS encoding thiol-disulfide oxidoreductase DCC family protein, with amino-acid sequence MEPRYDTLFYDGQCPLCAREIRTLRKLQRGNLIFADIHEQRDGSSTLPSHEALLRRLHLMTWTGEWVTGLQANVRAWSHTPFGFLFRPLLWPGIHGLASRIYENWADKRYDRKYACAIDRKAA; translated from the coding sequence ATGGAGCCACGTTACGACACTCTGTTTTACGATGGTCAGTGCCCCCTGTGCGCCAGGGAGATCCGAACATTGAGGAAGCTTCAACGGGGCAACCTGATCTTTGCCGACATTCACGAACAGCGTGATGGCTCCAGCACCCTGCCCAGCCACGAGGCGTTGCTCAGGCGACTGCACCTGATGACCTGGACCGGGGAGTGGGTTACCGGCCTGCAAGCCAACGTTCGCGCGTGGTCCCATACGCCCTTCGGGTTTCTGTTCAGGCCGCTGCTCTGGCCTGGCATCCACGGCTTGGCTTCGCGGATTTATGAGAACTGGGCAGACAAGCGATACGACCGCAAGTACGCCTGCGCCATCGACCGGAAGGCAGCCTAG
- a CDS encoding response regulator, with protein MSDQNHSEPRAQLKALRAEYLRKLPERFQQLNRLVEAVPLEDPGPNRVATLNASLSLLAQEAHKLAGSAGTLGLAGVSTAARDLLSLAERWHEHPMDAASKKQRMSELVARMQASKDEPGTDAIELSTTGSRKIHIVDDDELVAQQMLTWLLEAGFDAEVYHSSSVYLDTFETLPSPQMILMDVAFGHDEAAGPDVIRQLRRRLGRMPAVVFLSVHDELAARLAALRAGASRYLVKPVSKTRILELAHEFAERRDMPRYRVMVVDDDKTALQFASIQLEQSGLEVHATSEPLKALDTARDIEPDVIILDIVMPGVSGTELAAILREDRRFDATPIVFLTTLSHQDEKTLSVALGGDDYILKPFDADYLTATVRSRAKRARRLRELLAQVSPD; from the coding sequence ATGTCGGACCAGAATCACAGTGAACCACGGGCACAGCTGAAAGCCCTGCGGGCTGAATATCTCAGAAAGTTACCCGAGCGCTTCCAGCAACTAAACAGGCTCGTTGAGGCCGTTCCCTTGGAAGATCCGGGGCCAAACAGGGTAGCCACCCTGAATGCTTCTCTCTCCCTGCTGGCACAGGAAGCCCACAAGCTGGCAGGCTCTGCCGGCACACTCGGACTGGCGGGCGTTTCGACAGCCGCCAGAGATTTGCTCTCGCTTGCCGAACGATGGCACGAGCACCCGATGGATGCGGCATCCAAAAAGCAACGGATGTCCGAGCTGGTTGCGAGGATGCAAGCCAGCAAGGATGAACCAGGCACCGACGCGATTGAACTCTCGACGACCGGCAGTCGAAAGATTCACATAGTCGATGACGATGAACTGGTCGCCCAGCAAATGCTGACATGGCTTCTGGAAGCCGGGTTCGATGCCGAGGTTTACCACTCATCCTCGGTATACCTGGATACCTTCGAGACTCTGCCATCACCCCAGATGATCCTCATGGATGTGGCGTTTGGCCACGATGAGGCGGCAGGCCCGGACGTGATACGCCAACTCCGCCGCCGTCTCGGCAGAATGCCGGCGGTTGTGTTCCTGTCCGTGCACGATGAACTGGCTGCGCGCCTCGCAGCCCTGAGAGCGGGCGCCTCCCGCTATCTCGTGAAGCCGGTCAGCAAGACCAGAATACTGGAGCTTGCCCACGAGTTCGCCGAGCGCCGGGACATGCCCCGTTACCGGGTAATGGTCGTGGATGATGACAAGACCGCTCTTCAGTTCGCCTCAATTCAACTGGAACAGTCTGGCCTGGAGGTTCACGCCACCAGCGAACCCCTTAAGGCGCTGGATACTGCCCGCGATATCGAGCCTGACGTTATTATCCTCGACATTGTCATGCCGGGAGTCTCGGGCACAGAACTCGCCGCCATACTTCGCGAGGACCGGAGGTTCGACGCCACGCCGATTGTTTTCCTGACCACGCTGTCGCACCAGGACGAAAAAACACTGAGCGTGGCGCTGGGCGGCGATGATTACATTCTCAAGCCGTTCGACGCGGACTACCTCACCGCCACAGTACGATCCCGGGCAAAACGCGCGCGCAGGCTCCGGGAACTTCTCGCGCAGGTTTCACCCGACTGA
- a CDS encoding DUF3565 domain-containing protein: MKQPIIGYHRDEEDHWVAQLACGHNQHVRHTPPWVNRPWVTTAQGRKSMLGHELDCRKCEEGAPMDDQP; this comes from the coding sequence ATGAAACAACCGATTATCGGCTATCACAGGGATGAAGAAGACCATTGGGTGGCGCAGCTGGCCTGCGGCCACAATCAGCATGTGCGGCATACGCCGCCCTGGGTGAACCGGCCCTGGGTGACGACGGCGCAAGGGCGCAAATCAATGCTGGGTCATGAACTGGATTGCCGCAAATGCGAAGAGGGCGCGCCGATGGACGATCAGCCCTAG
- a CDS encoding methyl-accepting chemotaxis protein, producing MNVLNNLKIRTRLLLAVIVPVAITAATLAWITVSQIQANGEEELHRLESSLLEARKAGLQNLIDAARAVVLEAKNDPSLSETEAKEAAAERLRSIRFDDTNYVFAYTRDVYNLAYAPDPTKEGPTSNPTLKRLVGDLFAAAEDDGFYGYTWMNPASGNEEPKLSYSTLIPDWDWMIGAGVYITDIDRQVAAAREKLEAGMAQTLGFILLVTCVVVVIALVIGVFVGRSVTLPLKKVSGMMQEIADGDGDLRQRLPDEGTDELSELGQRFNAFVIKIQNTIREVGATTDQVASAAEELSRVANETRASVQEQGSETDQIASAINEMAATIQQISGNANEVESAASDADRMAREGGETIGSAQGAVNQLSEEIKSTAGSIDALAEKSDDIQQVLDVIHAVTEQTNLLALNAAIEAARAGEHGRGFSVVADEVRQLAKRSAESADQIREMINGFVSESRSAVDRMNNSRKSSDATVERINHATDALRTIETSVGQIHDQVTQIATAAEQQSQVAEEINQNVIRIVDAAQRSDTGVNQTNEASHELARLGESLRELVGQFKV from the coding sequence ATGAATGTGCTCAACAATCTGAAAATACGCACGCGCCTGCTTTTGGCCGTGATTGTGCCGGTAGCCATTACGGCGGCCACGCTGGCGTGGATCACCGTAAGCCAGATCCAGGCCAACGGCGAAGAAGAGCTGCATCGTCTTGAAAGCAGCCTGCTGGAGGCGCGCAAGGCCGGTCTGCAAAACCTGATTGATGCGGCCCGGGCGGTCGTGCTTGAGGCCAAAAACGATCCGTCACTGAGCGAGACCGAAGCCAAGGAAGCCGCAGCCGAGCGCTTGCGATCGATCCGCTTTGACGACACCAACTACGTGTTCGCTTACACCCGTGATGTCTACAATCTCGCGTACGCTCCTGATCCTACCAAGGAAGGCCCCACCAGCAATCCGACCCTGAAGCGTCTGGTAGGTGATCTGTTCGCCGCGGCCGAGGACGACGGATTCTATGGCTATACCTGGATGAATCCCGCCTCCGGCAACGAGGAGCCGAAGCTTTCCTACTCCACCCTCATTCCGGACTGGGACTGGATGATCGGTGCCGGCGTCTATATCACCGATATTGACCGGCAGGTTGCTGCCGCCCGGGAGAAGCTTGAGGCCGGCATGGCGCAAACCCTCGGCTTTATCCTGCTGGTGACCTGTGTGGTGGTGGTGATTGCCCTGGTGATCGGGGTGTTCGTTGGCCGGAGCGTGACCCTGCCGCTCAAGAAGGTCAGCGGCATGATGCAGGAGATCGCCGACGGCGACGGGGACCTGCGTCAGCGTCTGCCGGATGAGGGCACCGATGAGCTCTCCGAGCTGGGCCAACGCTTTAACGCCTTTGTCATCAAGATCCAGAACACCATCCGTGAGGTGGGCGCCACCACCGACCAGGTTGCCTCCGCGGCGGAGGAACTGAGCCGGGTGGCCAACGAAACCCGGGCATCGGTGCAGGAGCAGGGCTCCGAGACCGATCAGATTGCCTCGGCCATCAACGAAATGGCGGCCACCATCCAGCAGATTTCCGGCAACGCCAATGAAGTGGAAAGTGCCGCCTCAGACGCAGATCGCATGGCCCGGGAAGGTGGCGAGACCATCGGCAGCGCCCAGGGTGCTGTTAACCAGCTGTCTGAAGAAATCAAGAGCACGGCCGGGAGCATCGACGCACTGGCGGAGAAATCTGACGACATCCAACAGGTACTGGACGTGATTCACGCGGTAACCGAGCAGACCAACCTGTTGGCGCTCAACGCAGCCATTGAGGCGGCCCGTGCGGGCGAACATGGTCGCGGCTTCTCGGTGGTGGCCGACGAGGTTCGCCAGCTGGCCAAGCGCAGCGCCGAATCCGCGGACCAGATCCGGGAAATGATCAACGGCTTTGTGTCTGAATCCCGTTCGGCGGTCGATCGGATGAATAACTCTCGCAAGAGCTCCGATGCCACCGTTGAACGGATCAATCACGCCACGGACGCCCTGCGCACCATTGAAACCTCGGTGGGCCAGATCCACGATCAGGTCACCCAGATTGCCACGGCCGCCGAGCAGCAAAGCCAGGTGGCCGAAGAGATCAATCAGAACGTGATTCGCATTGTCGATGCCGCTCAGCGCAGCGACACGGGCGTTAACCAGACTAATGAGGCCAGCCATGAGCTGGCGCGGCTGGGCGAAAGCCTGCGTGAACTGGTGGGCCAGTTTAAAGTCTGA